GAATAACTCCTGCAAAGGCATCTGAGAATGTAAGCAGAAACGCTGAGATAATAGTTTTATTCAATATTGCCCCAGATCCTCTTACAATCAACAGGGATACATTTGTTGTCAAAGACGATTCCGGAAATGTCGTAGACGGTGAAATCGAATGCGATGGCAAAAAAATAAAGTTTAAACCGGCTTCACCTCTGATCTATGCAACGAGATATGATTTGGCAATAAAGACTGTGGTAAGAAACAAGACGGGTTTATCACTTGGCACAGATTTTAAATCATCATTTACAACCGAAGCCCCGGCCGGACTTAATGTCATTGCTACATCTCCCGCAGATAATGAGATGAATGTAAAACGGGATACAGCAGTAAAAATATACTTTGACAGCAAGCTGGACTCTTCAAGCATTTCTTCAGGTTCTGTTAACATCAAGAACAGGATCGGGAAAACAGTTAAAGTCAAAAGTGTTTTGGTTAGAGGAAATTGTTTAACCATGGAACATGATGAGAAGTTTGATATGAATACAGTATATTCTGTCAATATTTCAAAAGGAATAAAACATATTAACGGCTGGACAGCCTCAGAGGATTATTCTTTTGAATTCAAAACTCATGATGGCTTGTGGAGGCCTATAGATTTCCCATTTGTAAACGCTGATATCGACTCCTCAAATATAAGGTTTGTTTCAAATCCGGACGGGTATGCATTAGCCGTGTGGTCCCAGATCGACGGATTTGATGAAAACAAATGTCCTGAATATAATATTTATGCAAGTCTTTGGAATAAAGTATCCTGGGAAAATCCCCAGCCCATCGGAATACCGGGTGCCCTGTGTGACGGCCCTTCAATATTTGACGTTCAGGCTTCATTCAGCATGGATGGGCGCCAGGCAACAGTATTATGGGCTCAATCGTTTGATACTGAACAGGGCCTTCCTGCGTTCGATATCTATTCTAACTGTTGGAACGGAACAGCATGGCAGGGTGTTAAAACTGTAGGAACCGCCGGTCAACGCAGCATAGAGGCAAGCCGTTATCCCGGACAGCTCAGTTTGTCATATGGCCCTGATGGAAGGGCATTTGCAACATGGCTTTATTGGGAGTTTGCAGAGAAAAACATTCTTTCTCAAATAATGTACAGTGTAAATGATGGTGATACCTGGAGTGATCCTGAAGAGGTTTTCCCGACTTGCAGTGATACTGTTATGGAACAGCAGGTTGGTTTTGATAAAAACGGACATGGGATGCTGATAATGAAAAAATTAATGGGTACTGCTTCAGGTATATATGCCAGCCATTACAACGGGGCAGTATGGGGCGATGCAAAATCATTGGGAGCTACAGGAAACAGCATAAATATGACCTTTCTTTCGAACGGCGATGTCCTGGCTGCATGGTTTGGAGGATATCAATATGAGACATCGGTTATAGCATACCGTTGGGATAGCAAAACAGATAGATGGGAATCATCGGGAGCAATCGGAAACGCATATGTTGAACCATTCATGAAACCTGCGATCGCTGTCGGTTCAACTGGCGATGCTGTAATGGCATGGAAAGACGGTGAAAACAGAAGGAGTATTTTTGCATCACGATATAACCGGAATTCATGGGGCCTTCCGCAGCTGCTTGCATCGCCGCTAGAAGGCATTGCTTCAAATCCTGAAGCCGCCGGCTGTCCGAACGGTGATATATTCCTGATCTGGTGGCAGAGGCACATTATTCTTAACAGATACGACCTGTGTGTGAGAAAGCTGGATTCTGACCTGGGTATATGGGGAGATATGCAAATAATAAAGTCCGTAGAATCCAGCGATGCACCTGAATCCTTGCATGTGGCCGTAAGTCCGGATTCAAGTGCAGTCCTGATCTGGAAGCAGGGCGGCAGTTTATATTCAATGATATTTGATTAATCAGGGGGAATATATGAAATGTGCAAAAACAAGGAAAATCGTAATCTATTCAGTTTTTATGACTTTCATTGTACTTGCTGTCGGGTGTCTGAGGGTAAATGCTGTAGAGCCTTCAGACAAGGCAACAGATGTTGAGACTGATGCATGCGTCAAGGTTATATTCAACATGAAACCTGATAGTGCGTCGGTTAATGCCGGAACGTTTATTCTGAAAGACAGCTCAGGAAAAGGCGTTGAAGGCAGAATATCGGTTTCAGGCAAAACTGCAGCGTTTAAACCTGTCTCAAGTCTGGCACCAGGAAGCAGATATTCAGTCTATGTAATGAAAAATATTAAAGACGCTTCAGGAAAAGAGCTGGATATGGATTACATATTCAACTTTACAACCACAGGAAATATCGTGGCATCTGTTGATCCGGCGGACAGTTCTGAGGGTATTCCATGCGGCGGCATAATAAAGATATTTTTCAGCATGGATGCCGATCCGTCAACCGTCAATGATTCAACTATCAGGCTTATGGACGGTTCCGGCAATCCGGTTGCCGGAGAAGTCATCTCCAACGGCAGGATAGCGGTTTTCAAACCCATACTGAGATTATCAGAGCTTGAAAAATATACTCTGAGGGTTACCACAGGGGTTAAAGATATCAAGGGAAGGCCTATTACAAGAGACTTTACATCATCATTTACAACCAGAGCCGATTCATGGAGTGCTCCTGTCAGGGTCAATGCTGAAAAGGAGTACGCTTTCAGCCCGCATGTCTCTATGGATGACAACAACAATGCATTCATCTTCTGGTGGCAGTATGCGGATTCAGCTTCAGCAATATTGAGAAGTGATTATCAGAACGGAACGCTTTCAACAATTCCGGATGTAATGAGCATGACTGCATTTAATCAAAAATATGTTGATTATCCGCAGGTCGCCATGAATAAAAACGGCAAGGCGATTGCTTTCTGGATCGAACTTGACGGTGTTTTATGCCGATTGTTCAGCAGCACGTATGAAGCGGGCAAATGGGGAAAGCCTGCAGCGGTAAGTGATGCCGTCGGGGAAATCAATATAGCAAAAGCAGTGGTAAACGATAATGGAGACGCCATATTGGCATGGCTCCAAACTTATGAGGAAGACCCTTCCACAACAAGGGTCTGCTTCAGTATTCTGAAGAATAACATCTGGAGTGCTCCTCTATCGACAGGTGAACCGGAAGGAATACCGTATGAATTTCAGTTAGCAATAAGCCGCAGCGGCAGTGCCATAATAGCATGGACAGAACAGTGCAGTATCAATTATGTACTGACATTCGGCCGTATTTTCAAGAAGGAGTACAACGGTGAAAGCTGGGGTAACACCGAAAGAATAAACAATTACACCTATACAACAGGCAGTTTACTGACTTCAACCACCAATCCTGAAATCGTAATGGAAGAAAACGGAGATGCCATTATGGTCTGGTGCCAGCAGGAAAAGGCATCAACCGAGGTCGGCGATCCATATGTGAAAAGGATATACAAGAGTGAGCGCCACAATGGAGTGTGGGACGAAAAGCCTTCAATACTGAGCAGGGAAGGTGTGGACGCATCACGCCCAAAGATTGCCATGAACCGCCTTGGTGATGCCCAGATATTATGGCTGGAAAAAGAACATATGTATGGCATCAGCCGACATGAAGGTTTCTGGGATACCTATCCTGAATATATCTTCACTCTGTCGGTCTGCACCGGATCTGACGGGGCCGGTTACCATATGGCTATGGATAACAGCGGTAAGGTCCGGATCCTTGTTTCAGGATATAATATCCGAGGAAACCAGAAAGCTCAGATATTCAGAACCGAATTTGCCAGGCCTCAGGCATCTGTGCTGACTGCAATAAGCAGTCCTGATTCGGATGCCTTGAATCTCAGGCTGGCAGCCGACGGCAGGGGTAATGCCATTGCGGTCTGGGAACAGAAATCGGATGATGGAAAACCATCGGTCTTTATGAGTGAATTCCGGTGAATTCATAACACCTGATTTAAAACAAATTTTTTAATTTAATGAGGAGACTGCATCATGAAAAAAAATTATAGGAATATCCTGACAGTTGTTTTTTTAATATCAGTGTTTTTACTTGGCGGTTGTATAAAGGTGATAAGTACGGATCCTGCAGACGGTTCGGAAGGTGTACCGGTTAACAAGACTGTCCGCATGGTTCTCAACAGGGAAGTGAATCCCGGTACGGTCAATGCCGGGACACTGATTGTCAAAGACAGTTCCGGCAGTATTATCCCTGGAGATATTTTCTGTAACGGCAAAGAGGTATTTTTCACACCTCAAACCCTTTTTGCGAAGGGAACGAAGTATTCTGTCACGTTAAAAAAACAGATTAAAGACATGATGGGTACAGGTCTTAAAGAGTATTTGTTTTCATTTACCACTGCATGTTCGTCTCCGGATCCGTCGTTGATGCCTCATGTATTATCTGTATCGCCTTCTGACGGTTCTACCGGCATAGCCTTTGATGCACCTGTCAGGGTGAGGTTCGACACTGCCGTTCTCGGATCATCGGTAAATTCAAAAAGCTTTATTGTAACAGATGGTGAGGGTACAAGAATAAATGGTAATTTTTCTTTCAGCGACGACATGAAAAGTCTTTCATTCATACCTGTCAATCCTTTTGCTTTCCTGACAGAATACACTGTACGGCTTGAAAATAAGATTTCCAGCAATAAGGGAATACGGCTTGAAAAGGGTATAAGCCTTTCTTTTACAACGGAAGCAGAAAAGAAGTGGAACACGCCGGCAGCATTCATGACGGATAATGGTACATTTGGAGGTTATGCTGATCTGGCCATGGACAGTAACGGAAATGCAATAGTTGCTTTTGTCGAGGTTGACAATGTTAAGAGCTGGATCAGCAGGTGCGAATTCAGGAACGGGGCATGGGGGGAAGTTCAAAAAATAAGCATGTCACGGAATAATGCCGGTGCTCCGAAAGTCGTTATGAACGACAACGATGAAGCAATAATCGTCTGGACCGAGTGGGACAAAACATATACAGGGGAAGATGAAAATCCTGTTTATACGCAGGAACTTTTCAGCAGCTTGTACAGAAACGGAGAATGGAGTACTCCTGAAATTGTTCAGGGAATGAATAATTATATTTCTATTGCACTCGGTAATGACGGAGATGCCATTCTTGCCGGTTACCTTCTCGATGATAACTTCAATATTCTTGGATTGGGCATAAAGGAATTCAGAGACGGCTCGTGGAACAACATGCCTCTGAAAAAGATCGACACGGATGAATATAATGCCATAAATGTCCAGCTTGAGATTGATGATTCAGGCGATGCGATTGTAACATGGCTCAAGGATGACAACAATGACCGCCCGTCATTCTTCATGAAGAGGAACAGCCACATATGGACCGAACCTGAAGAAATAAAAACCGATACTTTCGATAAGACTATTCCCATATTGAATCGTTATGGAGATAATGTAGCCGACGGCATTCTGAACTGTATATTCTCGTGGATTATTGATCCCGTAAGGTCCGGCAGTGATACGAGCATCAATATTGTCAGAAGAGATACTACAGAGGAAAACGGCTATCACCTGGCGAAAAAAGGGGATTCTGTATTTCTTGCCTGGAGAGAATATTTTACAGCTTATCAGACTTACAATAAAAACCGTTATTATACTTACAGCGCCGAATACATCAACGGTGAATGGACAGTTCCGATGCTTGCAACAAATATGTCAATTTGCAAGCTTGATATCTGGAACCTTGCCAGAGCTTTCCGGCTTGATATAGACGGCAGGGGCAATGCGGTTATGGCTTGGCCTCAGAGGGAGGACCAGTCTGGAACCTACTGGTTCAGGGACTATGGCTGCTACAGGATATTCAGAAACGAATACAGGAGCGGGATATGGAATTACGAATCACAACAGATAAGCACGGCAGGTAGATATTCCGATTATCCCAGAGTTGCAATGGACAGGAAGGGAAATGCCATAATCATCTGGCAGGAATGGGACGGCAGCAGATGGCAGTTGTTCAAGACCGAGTACAGGTGATGCGAAAGCCTACAGGAGTCAGATTTGATAAAACTAAAAAAGCTTGAATATATATGAAACAATAGAGACCCCTGTTTTCTGGAAATCAGGGGTCTCTATTTATCTTGAAGAAAGTTCTTTTTCTGATCAGTACAAAATATTCACTTAAACCTTTTTAAGCATTATTAAGGTTTTTCATGTATCAGTAGTATCAGGGTTTTCCTTATCCTATTCTCTTAAATCCTGCGTTGAGATGGTTTGCGCCGCAATATCTGCTTCGCTGAACGGCAGGTCGATCCATTCCTTGTCGCTGTACATTTGTGTCTGATCCTTATACCAGGGTGAATTGACGTTTTGTGACAGTGAATAGGTCGTGATGGTGCTCATGCGCGGGTATTCCCTGCCTTCGAAACTCACGACCTGGATATATGTATTTCCGTGATACGGATTGACGAAGGCTTTCTTTGCAGGGTCCCAATTACTCTCGATAACACTGAACAAACCCAGTGAATCGGATCCGCCGTGCACCGGGATGTTTTCACCTCCGCGTTCCACGTATTGATGATCCCGCAGCGTCGCATCAAGGGGAAGGTTAAGATCATGGAATTCCTGCAGCGTATCATTAACGGCTGTCCATACCTTCGGATTCAGTATGTTCAATCCCCTGGGAGTGCCGATAGGGTCAGTGGTATTGAAGGGATAAAGAAAACATGATGTCAGCGGTATGGTGGGGGAATATGTTGTCCCGGCCGGCAATGATGTTCCAAGCAGCTGCCTGGCAATGCGCCGGAACAGAAGCGCCCCGGGGGAGTCAAGATTATCCGTGCGGTCCCAGGCTGCAAGTACGTCAATGGCCGGTTTTATGCTGTTATCAACGATGGCCATTATTTTTAGAAGCCGGAGAAGATCGTCCACCCAAAGCTCGGCCAGCTTGTTGCGTGCATTAAAAATAATCTCCCGCATGTTGTCATGGGTGAATTTGTTGCCCGGAAGCCCGTCATTGCCCGAGAGCCTTTCTG
The Desulfomonilia bacterium DNA segment above includes these coding regions:
- a CDS encoding Ig-like domain-containing protein, whose translation is MKTGKLYYPWLLFLMLFFMTACLKVTGITPAKASENVSRNAEIIVLFNIAPDPLTINRDTFVVKDDSGNVVDGEIECDGKKIKFKPASPLIYATRYDLAIKTVVRNKTGLSLGTDFKSSFTTEAPAGLNVIATSPADNEMNVKRDTAVKIYFDSKLDSSSISSGSVNIKNRIGKTVKVKSVLVRGNCLTMEHDEKFDMNTVYSVNISKGIKHINGWTASEDYSFEFKTHDGLWRPIDFPFVNADIDSSNIRFVSNPDGYALAVWSQIDGFDENKCPEYNIYASLWNKVSWENPQPIGIPGALCDGPSIFDVQASFSMDGRQATVLWAQSFDTEQGLPAFDIYSNCWNGTAWQGVKTVGTAGQRSIEASRYPGQLSLSYGPDGRAFATWLYWEFAEKNILSQIMYSVNDGDTWSDPEEVFPTCSDTVMEQQVGFDKNGHGMLIMKKLMGTASGIYASHYNGAVWGDAKSLGATGNSINMTFLSNGDVLAAWFGGYQYETSVIAYRWDSKTDRWESSGAIGNAYVEPFMKPAIAVGSTGDAVMAWKDGENRRSIFASRYNRNSWGLPQLLASPLEGIASNPEAAGCPNGDIFLIWWQRHIILNRYDLCVRKLDSDLGIWGDMQIIKSVESSDAPESLHVAVSPDSSAVLIWKQGGSLYSMIFD
- a CDS encoding Ig-like domain-containing protein → MKCAKTRKIVIYSVFMTFIVLAVGCLRVNAVEPSDKATDVETDACVKVIFNMKPDSASVNAGTFILKDSSGKGVEGRISVSGKTAAFKPVSSLAPGSRYSVYVMKNIKDASGKELDMDYIFNFTTTGNIVASVDPADSSEGIPCGGIIKIFFSMDADPSTVNDSTIRLMDGSGNPVAGEVISNGRIAVFKPILRLSELEKYTLRVTTGVKDIKGRPITRDFTSSFTTRADSWSAPVRVNAEKEYAFSPHVSMDDNNNAFIFWWQYADSASAILRSDYQNGTLSTIPDVMSMTAFNQKYVDYPQVAMNKNGKAIAFWIELDGVLCRLFSSTYEAGKWGKPAAVSDAVGEINIAKAVVNDNGDAILAWLQTYEEDPSTTRVCFSILKNNIWSAPLSTGEPEGIPYEFQLAISRSGSAIIAWTEQCSINYVLTFGRIFKKEYNGESWGNTERINNYTYTTGSLLTSTTNPEIVMEENGDAIMVWCQQEKASTEVGDPYVKRIYKSERHNGVWDEKPSILSREGVDASRPKIAMNRLGDAQILWLEKEHMYGISRHEGFWDTYPEYIFTLSVCTGSDGAGYHMAMDNSGKVRILVSGYNIRGNQKAQIFRTEFARPQASVLTAISSPDSDALNLRLAADGRGNAIAVWEQKSDDGKPSVFMSEFR
- a CDS encoding Ig-like domain-containing protein, coding for MKKNYRNILTVVFLISVFLLGGCIKVISTDPADGSEGVPVNKTVRMVLNREVNPGTVNAGTLIVKDSSGSIIPGDIFCNGKEVFFTPQTLFAKGTKYSVTLKKQIKDMMGTGLKEYLFSFTTACSSPDPSLMPHVLSVSPSDGSTGIAFDAPVRVRFDTAVLGSSVNSKSFIVTDGEGTRINGNFSFSDDMKSLSFIPVNPFAFLTEYTVRLENKISSNKGIRLEKGISLSFTTEAEKKWNTPAAFMTDNGTFGGYADLAMDSNGNAIVAFVEVDNVKSWISRCEFRNGAWGEVQKISMSRNNAGAPKVVMNDNDEAIIVWTEWDKTYTGEDENPVYTQELFSSLYRNGEWSTPEIVQGMNNYISIALGNDGDAILAGYLLDDNFNILGLGIKEFRDGSWNNMPLKKIDTDEYNAINVQLEIDDSGDAIVTWLKDDNNDRPSFFMKRNSHIWTEPEEIKTDTFDKTIPILNRYGDNVADGILNCIFSWIIDPVRSGSDTSINIVRRDTTEENGYHLAKKGDSVFLAWREYFTAYQTYNKNRYYTYSAEYINGEWTVPMLATNMSICKLDIWNLARAFRLDIDGRGNAVMAWPQREDQSGTYWFRDYGCYRIFRNEYRSGIWNYESQQISTAGRYSDYPRVAMDRKGNAIIIWQEWDGSRWQLFKTEYR